From the genome of Scytonema hofmannii PCC 7110, one region includes:
- a CDS encoding sulfate ABC transporter substrate-binding protein: MSFWQAVLRQAGQSFLQITDKFKLKSLKSFLSLFLVGISLSVAIAACSGGNTNSSSGNSTGSDATASPVAANKQDAEITLVSFAVTKAAHEAIIPKFVEKWKKEHNQNVTFNQSYGGSGSQTRAVIDGLEADVVHLALGLDVGRIEKAGLIQPGWEKEVPNNGIVSKSVAALVTREGNPKGIKTWADLAKNGVKLITADPKTSGIARWNFLTLWNSAIKSGAGEDKAIEFVRTVYSNVPVLTKDAREATDAFFKQGQGDALINYENEIILAQQKGEKVNYIIPDINISIDNPIAVVDKNVDKHGNREVTEAFVKFLYEPEAQEEFAKVGFRSVNETVAQNKAISDKYPKVKNLGTVQDYSGWDSIQTKFFADGAIFDQIQGKAK, from the coding sequence ATGAGTTTTTGGCAGGCTGTTCTGAGACAAGCAGGGCAATCATTTTTGCAAATCACCGATAAATTTAAGCTTAAGTCTTTAAAAAGCTTTTTATCACTCTTTTTAGTAGGAATCAGTTTAAGTGTAGCGATCGCAGCTTGTTCTGGTGGCAATACAAATAGTTCTTCTGGAAATAGCACAGGATCTGATGCAACAGCCAGCCCTGTCGCTGCAAACAAACAAGATGCTGAAATCACTCTTGTTTCCTTCGCCGTGACAAAAGCAGCGCATGAAGCCATTATTCCAAAATTTGTGGAAAAGTGGAAGAAAGAGCACAACCAAAATGTCACGTTCAATCAAAGCTATGGCGGTTCTGGATCCCAAACCCGTGCGGTGATTGATGGTTTGGAAGCGGACGTTGTTCACTTGGCACTTGGCTTAGACGTGGGAAGAATTGAGAAAGCTGGTTTGATTCAGCCAGGATGGGAGAAAGAAGTTCCTAACAATGGTATTGTTTCCAAATCAGTTGCAGCCTTAGTCACTCGTGAAGGAAACCCCAAAGGTATTAAAACTTGGGCAGATTTAGCAAAAAATGGTGTAAAACTCATCACGGCTGACCCCAAAACCTCTGGTATTGCACGCTGGAACTTCCTCACATTATGGAATTCAGCCATCAAGAGTGGAGCGGGAGAAGATAAGGCGATTGAGTTTGTAAGAACAGTCTACAGCAACGTGCCAGTCCTGACAAAAGATGCTCGTGAAGCAACTGACGCCTTTTTTAAGCAAGGACAAGGTGACGCCCTCATCAACTACGAGAACGAAATTATTTTGGCACAGCAGAAGGGAGAGAAAGTCAATTACATCATACCTGATATCAATATATCCATCGATAATCCAATTGCAGTTGTAGATAAGAACGTTGATAAACACGGAAACCGTGAAGTTACAGAAGCTTTTGTCAAATTCTTGTATGAACCGGAAGCTCAGGAAGAGTTTGCCAAGGTAGGATTCCGATCTGTAAATGAGACAGTCGCTCAGAACAAAGCTATTTCAGACAAGTATCCAAAAGTTAAAAATCTAGGCACAGTGCAAGACTACAGTGGTTGGGACTCCATCCAGACAAAGTTCTTTGCAGATGGCGCAATCTTTGACCAAATTCAAGGAAAAGCAAAATAG